One window of Enterobacter sp. RHBSTW-00175 genomic DNA carries:
- a CDS encoding isochorismatase gives MAIPKLTAYALPTAADLPNNKVNWAFEPERAALLIHDMQEYFLNFWGENSPMMAQVVANIAKIRAYCKEHNIPVYYTAQPKEQSDEDRALLNDMWGPGLTRSPEQQRIVAELTPDEADTVLVKWRYSAFHRSPLELMLKETGRNQLLITGVYAHIGCMTTATDAFMRDIKPFFIADALADFTREEHLMSLNYVAGRSGRVVMTDELLPSVPATKAALRELILPLLDESDEPMDDENLIDYGLDSVRMMALAARWRKVHGDIDFVMLAKNPTFDAWWALLSREVK, from the coding sequence ATGGCCATTCCAAAATTAACCGCTTACGCACTGCCCACTGCCGCAGACCTGCCGAACAACAAAGTGAACTGGGCGTTTGAGCCAGAGCGTGCTGCGCTGTTAATCCACGACATGCAGGAGTATTTTCTGAACTTCTGGGGCGAAAACAGCCCGATGATGGCGCAGGTGGTGGCGAACATCGCCAAAATTCGCGCTTACTGCAAAGAACACAACATTCCGGTTTACTACACCGCCCAGCCGAAAGAGCAGAGCGATGAAGATCGTGCCCTGCTGAACGACATGTGGGGGCCGGGTCTGACCCGTTCGCCGGAGCAGCAGCGTATTGTGGCTGAACTGACGCCAGATGAAGCCGACACCGTGCTGGTGAAATGGCGTTACAGCGCATTCCACCGCTCGCCGCTGGAATTGATGCTGAAAGAAACCGGCCGTAATCAGTTGCTGATCACCGGGGTTTACGCGCATATCGGCTGCATGACCACCGCCACCGATGCATTTATGCGTGATATCAAACCGTTCTTTATTGCCGACGCGCTGGCCGATTTCACCCGTGAAGAACACCTGATGTCGCTGAACTACGTGGCAGGGCGTTCCGGCCGCGTGGTGATGACCGACGAACTGCTGCCATCCGTTCCGGCAACCAAAGCCGCGCTGCGTGAGCTGATCCTGCCGCTGCTGGATGAGTCCGATGAGCCGATGGATGACGAAAACCTGATCGACTACGGTCTGGATTCGGTGCGCATGATGGCGCTGGCCGCACGCTGGCGCAAAGTGCATGGCGATATCGACTTTGTGATGCTGGCGAAAAACCCAACCTTCGATGCCTGGTGGGCGCTGCTCTCCCGCGAGGTGAAGTAA
- the entA gene encoding 2,3-dihydro-2,3-dihydroxybenzoate dehydrogenase EntA, with product MVGFDFTGKTVWVTGAGKGIGYATALAFTGAGAQVIGFDVAFPLGDYPFATETLNVADSAQVSEVCGRVLASVDRLDVLVNAAGILRMGATDQLSQEDWQQTFAVNVGGAFNLFQQTMGQFRRQQGGVMVTVASDAAHTPRIGMSAYGASKAALKSLALTVGLELAGSGVRCNLVSPGSTDTDMQRTLWKSDDAEQQRIRGFGEQFKLGIPLGKIARPQEIANTILFLASDYASHITLQDIVVDGGSTLGA from the coding sequence ATGGTTGGATTCGATTTTACCGGCAAAACCGTCTGGGTGACGGGGGCAGGTAAGGGCATTGGTTACGCAACGGCCCTGGCATTTACCGGCGCAGGTGCGCAGGTGATCGGGTTCGATGTGGCGTTTCCGCTGGGGGATTATCCCTTTGCTACTGAAACCCTGAACGTGGCGGACTCCGCGCAGGTGAGTGAGGTGTGCGGGCGAGTGCTCGCCTCTGTTGATCGCCTCGACGTGCTGGTCAATGCCGCCGGGATCCTGCGTATGGGCGCAACGGACCAGCTCTCGCAGGAGGACTGGCAGCAGACCTTCGCGGTGAACGTTGGTGGGGCGTTTAACCTGTTTCAGCAGACAATGGGCCAGTTCCGCCGTCAGCAGGGTGGGGTGATGGTTACCGTCGCGTCTGACGCGGCGCACACACCGCGTATCGGCATGAGCGCCTATGGCGCGTCCAAAGCGGCGCTGAAAAGCCTGGCACTCACCGTCGGGCTGGAGTTGGCGGGGAGCGGCGTGCGCTGTAATCTGGTGTCGCCGGGTTCAACCGATACCGATATGCAGCGCACGCTGTGGAAAAGTGACGATGCAGAACAGCAGCGTATTCGCGGTTTTGGCGAGCAGTTTAAGCTTGGTATCCCGCTGGGTAAAATCGCCCGTCCGCAGGAGATTGCCAACACCATTCTGTTCCTGGCATCCGACTACGCCAGCCATATCACCTTGCAGGATATTGTGGTGGACGGCGGCTCCACGCTGGGGGCGTAA
- the entH gene encoding proofreading thioesterase EntH: MIWKRHLSLDALNATSQNTMVAHLGIVYTKIGDDTLEAEMPVDVRTHQPFGLLHGGASAALAETLGSMAGFLMTRDGQNVVGTELNATHHRAVSQGKVRGMCQPLHLGRSSQSWEIVVFDEQGRRCCTCRLSTMVLG; encoded by the coding sequence ATGATCTGGAAACGTCATTTATCTCTCGACGCGCTGAACGCGACCAGCCAGAACACCATGGTGGCGCATCTGGGCATTGTCTATACCAAAATCGGTGACGACACGCTGGAGGCCGAAATGCCGGTGGATGTGCGCACGCATCAGCCGTTCGGGTTGCTGCACGGCGGGGCGTCTGCCGCACTGGCCGAAACGCTTGGCTCAATGGCCGGTTTTCTGATGACCCGCGACGGACAGAACGTGGTAGGCACAGAACTGAATGCCACGCATCATCGCGCGGTGTCTCAGGGTAAGGTGCGCGGCATGTGCCAGCCGCTGCATCTGGGGCGTTCCAGCCAGAGCTGGGAGATTGTGGTGTTCGATGAGCAGGGACGGCGCTGCTGTACCTGTCGGTTGAGTACCATGGTGCTGGGTTAG